The genomic segment TAGTGGTCtgcaacataattaaatataattttaatttatatatatgatataatagctttaatcataaaaatattatttcatatatgttaaagttatataaatcagcaatacaatattttcttttctaatttttgtataattttcacCAGTCCTAAACGAAACTGTTACGCCAGTGTCACCATTACTAGgttttaatagattaaattttttacgacATGTGTCTTAAAATGTGATACGATTGGTTTGATATGCACCACCAGGATATTTTAACCAATCGTAATGCTTGAACAATATCCATTTCACAATTTCTTGTTTCGCGAATAACAGTTTTGACTTACAGTTACGGCATTgtattgtatgtttgtatatattttatttgtgcaATTCTTCCCgcctattataaattaaagatagcaaaaatatatagcattaTATACAgtctatttgataaaaatgggAGTAAGTATTAATAGCTTTCTTAaacaatatcatttattattttattaaaattaccaaTTCTATAGTCGATATGTGTTTCTAATAATTGTGATGCCTAAAAAACACTTAAGAATGGCTCACAATGTggagaaatatgttttatagtataacacatctcatattttaatacttttcataGAAGAAAACACTGGCATCTGCCAGTAAGAGCAAGGAAAAGCGTCAAGCTAGAAAGCTTGAGCAGCGTCGAATAGCCGACGGCATGTCCTATGTAACTTCTGCAAATAGACTTAAAGACCTGGCGCCCTTGTGCAAAGAGTTGCTTGTGTATTCAAACAAAGACTTAGAAATTGACATGTATATACAAAGGGTGACTGAACTCAACAGAAGTGTTCTGGATTGGGCTATAGACCTTACAGAAAGGAATATGAAGAGGCTGTaagtatcaataaattaaatgtttacacACATTGAAAAAAGGACTTCTCTGAATTCCACTTAGATATTAATGATTTCTTTCATGATAGGGCAATTTACTTCCTAAGTACTTGTTATACAAtttcgtaatttattttacttttattgttacatatttcAGCTATGAGACATGTGCATGGGGTTGGAACAGAGATCGTAAAGTTGAAGAAATGACTGATGATGCTGCTTGGTACCTGATTGCTAAGGATAAAGATAATGCATTACAGGCCTTCTCACATTTCAGATTTGATATGGACTTTGGAGATCCTGTGTTGTACTGGTAAGAAGCATCGATGTTACCAAAGATTACGTagtaaagataaattttatcaaaattatgtaaaatttacttttgcaatttgtattaattgacattagtttcaaaattttcttataaaataaaattactttctgCATGTATTATTGGGAAAATGTGTTGAGAAGTTTTCTCACTTACTAGAGTTCAGTATAAAATTGTTAGTAAAATTAGTTCGACTACCccacaattaatataactaaattcTGGTGAAttacgaatataattttataattatgcaaaaaaaacttacaatcAAAGGTAAGTAGCAGACTATATGTAAGGGatgtaatactttataatactttataatatataatgtacatgttattaaaatagatatattaaaggaaataaGTTACTACAGTCCTTGAAattctaagaatataaataatttggcCAGTACATTAATCAGATAGATTCTTGTTCATCCCGAGATATATTTGCCCTCAAGTATCTCATGTGTGTATCTAAAACTGGGGGGACTAAATTTAGTACCATGACTGtaatcaatatacatataataagacagtaaaaatcgaatgtctgtacattaaatattttttcaaaaaactgataggaggcaattaaagaagagtcatagaaagcaaaaaaacaatttaagggATTTTAgtctgtttgtctgtttggTACGTTgtaacttcaaaactactcaacggatttgaacgcggttttcacagttggattacataaaattaggagcattgtcaaaactttatttcgtcaaaatcggtcaagggaaaaagaagttatggtcaattttaagtttgatatgTATATGGTTGTGCGAAAAGCGACCGgtcaattttaagtttgatatatataatatatatggttatgtGAAAAGCAACCAAAAGGCGGGCGGAGCcgcgggcaacagctagtacatacataaataacacACCCACTTCAGAAACTACTATAAGCAAATGCAATTCAAAATTATCCACTGATTTTGATCATAAAGGGaacatataagaaataaaaaaaatatttattttgggaAAAAACTAAGTTTTCTTTAGCAacaatatagtataataagtCGAAACTTTGTAACCTTACCAATAGTTTGTAAGTGAAACCAAACAGAGCTTTCAGTTGATCATTCATACATAGTTACTCATGAGAGTATCAATGTAtgctatatataatgtaaggtATATGAATATCAAGCTAAAGACAGTCGGTTTAGTTTAACGATTTAAACCCGTGGTAAGTTAGACACGAGTCGATTAGACGGAGTTTTCTTCGCAAAACAAACGTTAAAGTAATTTCCGTTTTAATAGTTACATATTGTTTTTGcggcatattattttaaataatacatttgtcTGATATCGGCTGCCATATTCGTCTGGCTGTCGACAGAAAAATTTGAACCTTGTGGTTTATATTGTTAGTTATctcaaagaaattttaaataaaacatgccTAAACACACTTTTCTAAAATCCTTTGTGTAAGACATAGCCCAAGTTCATAGGAAAGCGTTTGTTGAAAATGACTTTAGAATACggatataatacatacatacgaaGTTAGACATTCACCCGGACGAAAGTTCAGTacgtttattataagtttacatGGTTAaatacatacggagcgttaaaaGTGTTGCATTCATAAAATCTGTCAATTATAGTATTTACGTAGGTTGTTGAATGAGAAACTGCAAACGTTTCGTATATAGTATGACGATGGTAGCTTGTTTTAAGCCTACAATTGCTCTCGTTAGAACGTATGTgtcataaaactaatatttttcggatttactacgcgaattttattattttaaaaactacataatcccgacgtgtCGCGTTGAAATCAATATccggaaaaaaaaaaatatttaggttcGTGTCCATGGAGacggacatttttttatagatccGCCTTATATAGCTATCcgtaaaattctttaaacttCAGTATGCTCAGTACAAGTTTGCATTGTTATGCTATACAGCGTTTCCTGTCTCTCATTCAGTAACCTACCTTAATGTTATGAgtctcataaataaaaacacgtaACGCTCCACATGTCCGATGCGATCCTGAGGTAAACATACAGTTCTCTTGACCTTCAAAAACCACGTTGTCAGCGTTAAGTCATCtgttcttattaaaatcaGATATAAAGGCCCGGTTACgtgcgaatgaagccttagtttttaaaaaaatacccaCCCCCCTAGGATTTAAAAAGAAGGTTAAGCACccgtaaaaaaatgtataatatttttttttagaggtTACTTTCATTTTACAATTTCTTCAAAAGTCGTTTCAAACTATTATTCATTGTTTGAGAATTGCcataatgtgaaaaaaatactcgATCTATTTTggggaatatttatttcattgaatacGTTTCCATCTCCTGGCAAAGCACTATGTTGGCAACACCGttcatacatatacatatatataaaaatattaagcttCTATTTTCGTCATTGATGTCTTAACTCCACTGGAAGGCGggcttaataaatatcttactaattattatttacaatatacatatcttAAACAATATTGTATCAAAGGAATTCTAATTAGGCTTCACTTTGTATAACCAAAGAAAACACTGGAACAAACTACTGTTCCTTATAAAAAGTCTCTTCTCTATAACGGTGTGTTTCTCGCACCACCGAACGCAACGGGTGCATAGGTATCTGAACAGCTTATGTAGTATGTATGTGATGGTGGCGGTGATGGCTATGATTAGGGCTGCCACATCGAGCAGGTGGTACTGGGCGTAGGTCAAGTCGAGAGCTGGGGACCGTAGGTGATGTGCACCCCTGTGTCTTATGACGTATTCGATCCAGTAAATCCCAGTCTCCAGAGGTGGTAGAGGCCGGTCCAAGAATTTATCTCTAAGTTCGATAGCTTTCTGTTTGTACCTGTAATGTTGATCTTCGATGTAATTTTGTGTACTTGCAACAGTTTATCGTTTCAAATGTCAATAAAGTTATCGCGAGAcaattaattctgttttttaaatgataattaatgcGATTTATCTGTTCGCTTGTATTCGACGcgtgtgtaatttttataggtATTTCGGGGTCAAATGTATAATACTAGCTGATACCCGCAGCGTTGTCTACTGTATGTATTATgtgtaaatcaaaatatttctataaaattctgATTAGttagtatgtttttaaaatgtttaattatctGTGGACAACTCATTAAAAGTTTACATTTATGCATAGTAAACCGAGCACCAAAAACcgttctatatataattttttttgttatatattttgttgtgacAAATGGTTGTCATACCTCGTATTTGTCAATAGCTGTCTTAACGCGTCTCTCCATATCTCGGTGGTCGAATCGCGTAATGTCACAATCCTAGCGACGCCTCGATCGCTCATAGCACGTGCGTTTAAAGCCTGATCAGCGTACAACGGCACCATCAGTATAGGAACACTGCACGCAACAGCCTCTTGCGTACCGAGTAGACCACCGTgagatatgaataatttaacgtTTGGATGGCCTGTAGATGGaacacaattaattttatttattagccCCACCTCAGGGTCTTATTCACAGAAAGGAGacgtaaaaaaagtattttgctacggaataatttcttataccttaattattattattattagaatcaTTGAAGatctttttatatcattttctaTGTTATACAGTCTTTAAAGAGTATATGTAGCTAATCTTATTTCATTGTTCGTCTTCATTCGAAACTACCTACAGAAAACATTCTTTCATTTTTGTAACATAAGTTGTTTCTAAATTTCCGTTGGCGGCTTGTAGTCAATTATTGTTCTATAAAAACGAAcacatactttttatatttttgagtcTATAGCCAAACTTACATAAAGTTTTGTATTGCGGTATCCAATCCATTGCATAAATGTTGTCTGGTACCGTCAGATTCCCCTGCAGCATCTTCTTGTTCATTTTCACCAGAACGGTCTGTGGCAGTTCAGATAATGCAGCGAATATTTGTGTCAGCTGCACGTAAGGTATTGTTTCGATGCGAGACATAGAACCGAAGCTCCAATATATGATTCCCTCGTCAGCATTGTCCAGGAGATTTCTTAattcctaaaaatatatgtatattaacatatatagaaCAAACAAAAAGTCTCGGAAATCTGTCATGTTACAGAATTCTGAGACCAAAATCAGGAATTGCCTAATTGTCGGAATAATTAATGCAGATCTAATTAGGTCACTAGATACTATCTTATTTATTGGTACAAATGCATAAATTTCACATTGTTATTCGATAGAAGCTAGACAGTTATGATGGACGCGAATGCATTatctctattaaatatattaaactaccTTCGGTAACTGTTGCGTGCTGTCAAGATGTAAGCCCCCGACCTCCACCAGAGCTGGCACTAATGGTCTTACTTCGTTTATACTAAAGTGACTGTTGGATAATACAAGGCTATAGTTCTGAGCTAAACTCTCAAGCCTCGGACCTGGACCAAACAACCTGTCAGCGATTATCTGTgtgcaaagaaatatatttaggcttattgataaattataaatttacaatacatatatgtacagaCCTGTGATGGTATCTGTGATTTGTTCCTGTAAAACGCCTTAGCCCATATCACTGCTACGGTATTAATAAAACGTTGAAATAAGTTCATATGTTGTCCGTAACCCATCATGTAGGCTGGCACATAGGCAGTTTCTTCTGGATTTCCCAATTGATCGTTCAACCAGGGCAAAGGAACACTCGAGAGCAACCCCACGACGGGTGCATCAAATCTCTTACCGAAAGGCAGAAAGCACTCGCTACCAAATACTTCGACTATCACCAGGTCGAATGTCTTGGAGGAATTTACTAGTGCTTTGACTTCAGCATGTTGGGAAACAACATCACAAGCGTGTACGCATTCCTTGATGATATTCTCCAAATTTCTTATAGTGTCCGGTTTGAAGGTCGACTGCTGTTTCGTCAGGTTGTTGGCTAAATCTGGAATCGTGCCAGCTAGGTTGATCTCGTCCACGTTCGGCGGCggatttttctttaatcagagtaaatacacatatataatattatgtaagtcTGTTGGTCTATTCATTTGGTACGGTTGGGTGAGTTCGCGTGCGAGATAAGATGTTTAATAGACAAGTGAACTCTACCCCTATGAGTTACAAAGTTCAACTTCATTGATAGTGATTGATTTACTTATTAGGCTAGACACGGAGTCTACATACAACAATAGGACCTGTACCACATATCTATTTGATGTAAACacactgttatatatattattcgatATTATTTGTGgggaaaatatattgtattattgatatttaccGGTAATTTAATGAGAAAGTTAGTCTATCACATCATTATGATATGGGATTTGTCGAagtctttgtttattttttatttgccgATATAAGTTTAATCTTATTGTGACCTATCCCaagtaacttaatttatttttttatcatttatcgTCTGCAATGTTAAAATGAGATACGAATTTATGAAGGCGAATCAATGTCATGgatattataacaacattttatatttaaaaaaaaattaaaatcagattAATCAGTTTTAAACTACCTACATACATGCCTCATTTATATCAGTTAATAGAGAACTAGTACTGTCCATAGATAATAGAATTCAGTAAGCAGTAAACaggaaataaattgttttgaacaGCA from the Danaus plexippus chromosome 18 unlocalized genomic scaffold, MEX_DaPlex mxdp_35, whole genome shotgun sequence genome contains:
- the LOC116773159 gene encoding UDP-glucosyltransferase 2-like, which gives rise to MQALLCLALCCATVHAASILAVLPTNTKSHYAMYGRLIEALAINGHNITVITHFAMKNPPPNVDEINLAGTIPDLANNLTKQQSTFKPDTIRNLENIIKECVHACDVVSQHAEVKALVNSSKTFDLVIVEVFGSECFLPFGKRFDAPVVGLLSSVPLPWLNDQLGNPEETAYVPAYMMGYGQHMNLFQRFINTVAVIWAKAFYRNKSQIPSQIIADRLFGPGPRLESLAQNYSLVLSNSHFSINEVRPLVPALVEVGGLHLDSTQQLPKELRNLLDNADEGIIYWSFGSMSRIETIPYVQLTQIFAALSELPQTVLVKMNKKMLQGNLTVPDNIYAMDWIPQYKTLCHPNVKLFISHGGLLGTQEAVACSVPILMVPLYADQALNARAMSDRGVARIVTLRDSTTEIWRDALRQLLTNTRYKQKAIELRDKFLDRPLPPLETGIYWIEYVIRHRGAHHLRSPALDLTYAQYHLLDVAALIIAITATITYILHKLFRYLCTRCVRWCEKHTVIEKRLFIRNSSLFQCFLWLYKVKPN
- the LOC116773160 gene encoding N-alpha-acetyltransferase 40, giving the protein MGKKTLASASKSKEKRQARKLEQRRIADGMSYVTSANRLKDLAPLCKELLVYSNKDLEIDMYIQRVTELNRSVLDWAIDLTERNMKRLYETCAWGWNRDRKVEEMTDDAAWYLIAKDKDNALQAFSHFRFDMDFGDPVLYCYEVQIEEGGRRRGLGQRVLCVLERLAQATRMRCVRLTALTHNPSAAAFFRACGYSIDDTSPPKEETNHYEILSKATEHVEGEDSEEQSRDGAIQTDIH